A genomic window from Agrobacterium larrymoorei includes:
- a CDS encoding acetoacetate--CoA ligase → MTDNKPLWTPSAERVAQSPMTHFIDWCASRYGVTFSDYDAFHRWSVDAREDFWSAVWTYCGVIGEPGERVLIDRDDMLDARFFPDAELNFAENLLSRSGPDDAIIFRGEDKVEERWSWDRLREEVSRLQQAFAERGIEPGDRIAAMMPNMPQTLALMLAATSLGAVWSSCSPDFGEQGVLDRFGQIGPKLFIACDGYWYNGKRQEVADKAKAVAEKLGVPLLLVPYAGTRGTDQESETGIVHYDDFIQPFQQKPLHYVRQPFSHPLYILFSSGTTGVPKCIVHSAGGTLLQHLKEHRFHCELKEGERFFYFTTCGWMMWNWLVTGLASGATLCLYDGSPFAPDGNVLFDYAAKERFAIFGTSAKYIDAVRKSGLEPGKTHNLSALRLVTSTGSPLSPEGFSFVYDGIKSDVQLASISGGTDIVSCFVLGNPVKPVWKGEIQGPGLGLAVDVWDDEGRPVRGEKGELVCTTPFPCQPVMFWNDVDGEKYRAAYFSRFDNVWCHGDFAEWTPHGGLIIHGRSDATLNPGGVRIGTAEIYNQVETIDEVLEALCIGQDWDGDVRVVLFVRLKDGASLDDALISRIKDRIRRGASPRHVPAKIIAVADIPRTKSGKIVELAVRDVVHGRAVKNKEALANPEALAFFERLAALQN, encoded by the coding sequence GTGACTGACAACAAGCCGCTCTGGACGCCGTCGGCTGAGCGCGTCGCGCAATCGCCGATGACGCATTTCATCGACTGGTGCGCCAGCCGCTATGGCGTAACATTTTCCGATTACGATGCCTTCCACCGCTGGTCGGTGGATGCGCGCGAAGACTTCTGGAGTGCGGTGTGGACCTATTGCGGCGTGATCGGAGAGCCGGGGGAACGCGTTCTTATCGACCGTGATGACATGCTCGATGCGCGGTTCTTCCCAGATGCCGAGTTGAATTTTGCCGAAAATCTGCTGAGCCGCAGCGGGCCGGATGATGCGATTATCTTCCGCGGTGAAGACAAGGTGGAGGAGCGCTGGTCCTGGGATCGGCTGCGTGAGGAGGTCTCTCGCTTGCAGCAGGCCTTTGCCGAGCGGGGCATCGAGCCTGGCGACCGCATCGCTGCGATGATGCCGAACATGCCGCAAACCTTGGCACTGATGCTGGCTGCCACATCGCTCGGTGCCGTCTGGTCCTCATGTTCACCGGACTTTGGCGAACAAGGCGTACTGGACCGTTTTGGGCAGATCGGGCCTAAACTCTTCATCGCCTGCGATGGCTATTGGTACAATGGCAAGCGGCAGGAGGTCGCGGACAAGGCCAAGGCGGTTGCCGAAAAGCTTGGCGTTCCGCTGCTGCTGGTGCCATACGCGGGAACCAGGGGAACCGATCAGGAGAGTGAAACCGGCATCGTTCACTACGATGATTTCATTCAGCCATTCCAGCAAAAACCGCTGCATTATGTCCGTCAACCATTCAGCCATCCGCTCTATATTCTCTTCTCCTCCGGCACCACCGGCGTGCCGAAATGCATCGTGCATTCGGCGGGCGGAACGCTGCTTCAGCATCTGAAGGAGCATCGCTTTCACTGTGAGCTGAAAGAGGGCGAGCGCTTCTTCTACTTCACCACCTGCGGCTGGATGATGTGGAACTGGCTGGTGACCGGCCTCGCTTCGGGCGCAACGCTCTGCCTGTATGACGGGTCGCCATTCGCGCCGGATGGCAATGTGCTGTTCGACTATGCGGCAAAAGAACGCTTCGCCATTTTCGGCACCTCGGCCAAATATATCGATGCGGTCCGCAAGTCCGGTCTGGAACCGGGCAAGACGCATAATCTCTCGGCGCTGAGGCTCGTCACCTCCACCGGATCGCCGCTATCGCCGGAAGGCTTCTCCTTCGTCTATGATGGCATCAAGAGCGATGTCCAGCTGGCGTCCATTTCGGGGGGAACCGATATCGTCTCCTGCTTCGTGCTGGGCAATCCGGTGAAGCCGGTCTGGAAAGGCGAGATCCAGGGGCCGGGTCTTGGTCTTGCGGTGGACGTATGGGACGATGAAGGCAGGCCGGTGCGCGGCGAGAAAGGCGAACTTGTCTGCACGACACCCTTTCCGTGCCAGCCGGTCATGTTCTGGAACGATGTGGATGGCGAAAAATATCGCGCCGCCTATTTCAGTCGCTTCGACAATGTCTGGTGCCACGGCGATTTTGCCGAATGGACGCCCCATGGCGGGCTGATCATTCACGGGCGCTCGGATGCCACCTTGAACCCCGGCGGCGTGCGCATCGGCACGGCAGAGATTTACAACCAGGTCGAGACGATCGACGAGGTGCTGGAGGCGCTTTGCATCGGGCAGGACTGGGACGGCGATGTGCGCGTCGTGCTGTTCGTGCGCCTGAAGGATGGTGCGAGCCTGGATGATGCGCTGATCTCACGCATCAAGGACCGGATCCGCAGGGGTGCATCGCCCCGCCACGTTCCGGCAAAAATCATCGCCGTCGCCGATATCCCGCGAACGAAATCCGGCAAGATCGTTGAACTTGCAGTTCGCGATGTCGTGCATGGGCGTGCGGTCAAGAACAAGGAGGCGCTGGCCAATCCGGAGGCTCTTGCCTTTTTCGAACGTCTGGCGGCGCTTCAGAACTGA
- a CDS encoding ABC transporter permease: protein MKRGKFDTTILTICFAFLYIPILILVIYSFNASKLVTVWGGFSLHWYQSMWSNQGLMDAAWITVRVAVLSATIGTILGTLAALSLTRFARFPGRMLFSGMIYAPLVMPEVITGLSLLLLFVSIGVDRGFWTVVIAHTTFTMCYVAIVVQSRLLTFDRSLEEAALDLGCPPVKTFFRITLPLILPAVVAGWMLAFSLSLDDLVIASFTTGPGATTLPIKIYSQVRLGVTPEINAICTILIALVTIGVICASITSKRTELQRMRDEHAAAKG, encoded by the coding sequence ATGAAACGCGGCAAGTTCGATACGACCATCCTCACCATCTGCTTTGCATTTCTCTATATCCCGATCCTGATTCTGGTGATCTACTCCTTCAACGCCTCCAAGCTGGTCACGGTCTGGGGCGGCTTTTCACTGCACTGGTATCAGTCCATGTGGTCCAACCAAGGACTGATGGATGCGGCCTGGATCACCGTGCGCGTTGCGGTGCTGAGCGCCACCATCGGCACGATCCTCGGAACGCTGGCAGCACTGTCACTGACACGCTTTGCCCGTTTCCCCGGACGCATGCTGTTTTCCGGGATGATCTACGCACCGCTGGTCATGCCGGAAGTCATCACCGGTCTGTCGCTGCTACTGCTCTTTGTCTCTATCGGCGTCGACCGCGGCTTCTGGACAGTCGTCATTGCCCATACGACCTTCACCATGTGCTATGTAGCGATCGTCGTGCAGTCCAGGCTGCTGACCTTCGATCGCAGCCTGGAAGAGGCGGCGCTCGATCTCGGCTGCCCGCCGGTCAAAACCTTCTTCCGCATCACATTACCTTTGATTCTTCCAGCGGTCGTCGCAGGCTGGATGCTGGCCTTTTCGCTGTCGCTGGACGATCTGGTGATCGCAAGCTTCACCACGGGACCGGGCGCCACCACGCTGCCGATCAAGATCTATTCCCAGGTGCGTCTTGGTGTTACGCCGGAGATCAACGCGATCTGCACCATTCTGATTGCATTGGTGACCATCGGCGTGATTTGCGCCTCGATCACCTCCAAGCGGACAGAGCTTCAGCGCATGAGGGATGAGCACGCGGCCGCCAAGGGCTAA
- a CDS encoding ABC transporter permease subunit, with product MAIPSPESRRNPLQWLVVAVPYFWLLLFFAAPFFIIVKISLSDTAIAMPPYVPVFEGFSRIGEFFSQLDFDNYLFLTEDPLYIEAYLSSLRIALISTLLLLLIGYPMALAMARAPNHIRPTLVMLVILPFWTSFLIRVYAWIGILKPEGLLTVLFQSLGILGPDEQVNIFRTEISVFIGIVYSYLPFMVLPLYSALEKLDNTLLEAAADLGCPPWKAFWKITFPLSLPGVIAGSMICFIPITGEFVIPDLLGGAQTLMIGKTLWTEFFGNRDWPLASAVAVLLLLLLVVPIAIFQNQQKKVG from the coding sequence ATGGCGATCCCTTCTCCTGAAAGCCGCCGAAATCCATTGCAATGGCTCGTGGTGGCCGTTCCTTACTTTTGGCTACTGCTGTTCTTCGCAGCACCCTTCTTCATCATCGTCAAGATATCGCTCTCCGATACTGCGATCGCCATGCCGCCCTATGTGCCGGTCTTCGAGGGCTTCAGCCGGATCGGTGAGTTCTTCTCGCAGCTCGATTTCGACAATTACCTGTTCCTGACGGAAGACCCGCTTTACATCGAGGCTTATCTTTCTTCGCTGCGGATTGCCCTCATCTCCACGTTGCTGCTGCTTCTGATCGGATATCCGATGGCACTGGCCATGGCGCGAGCGCCGAACCACATTCGTCCGACCTTGGTGATGCTCGTCATCCTGCCGTTCTGGACGTCATTTCTCATCCGCGTCTACGCCTGGATCGGTATTCTAAAGCCGGAGGGGCTGCTGACCGTGCTGTTCCAGTCACTCGGCATTCTTGGGCCTGACGAGCAGGTGAACATCTTCCGCACCGAAATTTCCGTCTTCATCGGTATCGTCTACTCCTATCTTCCCTTCATGGTGCTGCCACTCTATTCGGCGCTGGAGAAGCTCGACAACACGCTGCTGGAAGCTGCTGCCGATCTTGGCTGCCCGCCGTGGAAGGCCTTCTGGAAAATCACCTTCCCCCTGTCGCTGCCGGGTGTCATTGCGGGCTCGATGATCTGCTTTATCCCGATCACCGGCGAGTTCGTCATTCCCGATCTTCTCGGCGGCGCTCAGACGCTGATGATCGGCAAAACCCTTTGGACCGAGTTCTTCGGCAATCGTGACTGGCCGCTCGCCTCGGCTGTTGCCGTGCTGCTCTTGCTGTTGCTGGTGGTGCCGATCGCCATCTTCCAGAACCAGCAGAAAAAGGTGGGGTGA